The DNA window CCCGGAGCGTCAGGCTTGGCGCCTCGATTTCGAGGATGCCGTCTTCCTGCTCGATCTCGACCCCTTCGTCCTCGAACTCGAACTCGATCGTCTGGCCGTCGACGGCCGGAAGCTCGACGCCGTTGCCCACGTCCAGGACCGCCGCCAAGGCGGGGGCGGCATCGCAGGTGTCGGCGGCGGCGAACTCGATCCGGAACAAGCCCTCGTCGCTGTCGCCGTCGTCGTCCCCCTCGCCCAAGGGCGTGAGCGCGGCGACGACGCCGGGCGCCAAGCTGTCCTCCACGGCGACGGCGACCACGTCCGGACCGCTATCTACCGTGCCGTCGTTGACCACGAGGGTGGCCGTGTAGTCCCCCAGCCGGTCCGCGTTGAAGCTCGGCTTGGCAGCCGTCGGATCGTCGAGCGCCGCGGCGCTGACCGGCGGAACCTCGGTGAGCGACCAGGCATAGATCAAGGCGTCGCCGTCCGGATCTGAAGAGCCCGAGCCGTTGAGCTCGACCGGGGTCCCGGCGGGACCGGCGCACTCGAGATGCTGGTCGGGGCCCGCATCCGCAACGGGAGGCGCGTTCACGTTCGACAGTAGAATGACGAAACCACCCGACGTCAGACCAGCAGATGAGACCGTCTGGCTGTTGTCGCTCAGACTGGAAGGTCTGCCGTCCTCGTTGCCGGAACCAGTGCGAAAGGAAATGAACCTTATTGGCGCACTGCTGCCGGGTGAAGTTTCTATCACATCGCCTTCCCGGGCGATCAGGCCGAGCGCGCCCGCAGCGGCTGGGCCCCAGACGCCGCGATCGTTAGCGCTGTTGACGCCCTGCCCCCTCAAATCGCCTATGAAGGCCACCTGCCCCGCGGCATTTAGCACGGGGGAGAAGAGGCGGGAGAACTCAACATCCGGAGGTGTCCCCGGCGCCGGATCACCCACACGTGCGAGCAGGCCGAGCGCGCCCGTGGCGGTTGAGCCCCAGAGACCGCGAACATTAGAGGCGTTGACGTCCGCGCCCCTCGAGTCACCCAAGAATGCTACCTGCCCCGCCGCATTGAGCACAGGGTTGAACACACCGGAGAAGGTGGTGCCCGGCGGCGTCCCCGGCGCCGGATCCCCGCTCCGCGCAAGCAGGCCGAGTGCGCCCGTGGCGTCCGGACCCCAAATGCCGTTACTGTTCGAGAAATCGATGTCCGGCCCCGTCAACGACCCTTGAAACGCCAGCTGTCCCAACGCATTGAGCGCAATGGTGCTGCTAAAGCTTCCGAACACGACATCCGGCAGCGTTCCTGGCGCCTCATCGCCCGCACGTACGAGCAGGTCCAGCGCGCCCATGGTGTCCGAGCCCCAAATGCCGAACCTGTTGGACCCGTGGACGCCCGACCCGGTCAAGATGCCTACAAACGCCACCTGCCCCGCCGCGTTGAGCACGGGGTCGCCGAAGGCAGAGAACACGGCACCCGGCGCCGTCCCCGGCGCACGAGCGTCCTCAAGCGCGAGCAAGCCGAGCGCACCAGAGGCGTCTGGCCCCCAGATGCCAAAGTCGCGTCTCAGACCCCCGAAAGGGCCCTGGCCGCGGGGCAGAGAACCCCTAAACGCCACCTGCCCTGCCTCATTGAGCAAGAGGCTGCTAAAGGTGGAGAACACGTCATTCGTCCCCGGCGCCCGGTCGCCCGCGCGCGCGAGCAGGCCGAGCGCACCCGAGGCGTCCGGGCCCCAAATGCCGAACCTGTTGGACCCGTGAACGCCCGAGCCGGTCAACAAGCCTAGAAACGCCACCTGCCCCGCCGCGTTGATCAAGGGGGTACTGAAACTGGAAAAAACGGTGCCAGGCGGCGTCCCTGGCGCCTGATTGCCCGAGCGCGCCAGCAGGTCGAGTGCGCCAATGGCGCCCGGGCCCCAGATGCCCAACCTGTTGGAGCTGAAGACACCGGGCCCGTCCACCACACCAAAAAACGCAACCTGCCCCGACGCGTTGGTCACGGGAGTGCCGAAACTGGAGAACACGACACCCGGCGCCGTGCCCGGTGCCGGATCGCCCGTCGCGACGAGGACCTCCAGATCGGCCTGCGCGCGGGCTGTGCCGCCCGTAAGCGCTAAAGCGAACAGGCCTGCCAAGACCGGGAGAAGGCGCAATGAGAGCGTGAACATGGCTGCTTCCCCCTAAACTTCTTTTCGGGCCGCTGGTTTCTCATCCCCCCGGATGAATTCGCGCCCGTCATGACGAAAAACTTTGACTATGAGTGAAACGGTAACGCGATATGGTATCCACTTCAAGGGTAGGGTTTTTCACGTCACTATTTATACGTGTAATACGCATACCGATGTGGACTTTTAGTTCTTATTTGGCGTGGTTTCGGCCACCAGTCGACCGCACCGGTTGCTTACAGCCTCATAGCGCTACAACTATTGCGTGCGGTACGGCGCTGGTGAGAATGCCTGTCGCGTCTAGTCGCCGAAGCGGAGGGTCACCGCCAGGCGGTGCTCCGCCGAGAGGATCGCGCGCACTTGATGGTCCCGGTAGAACCAGGATCCCGGCTTCGTGAGACTATCGGAGATCTGATCGAATTCCCGCTTCGGAAGAAACTGCAGACACCACCACGATGAGGTATCGAGGTGGTCTATGTAGGGCGCTTCGGTCGGGGTCGGCTCCCACGACAAGTTCCATTGCTCGACCCCGCCATCGAACCAGCCTCTGCCGATCAGCGCCCGAGGGCCCTGAGCGCGCAGCAGGTCGGCGCTCGCCTCCGAGAACTCAACCGCCGCATAGGTGCATGCGAAATGGTCGTCTGAAAAGTCGTGCCACTTCTTGGAGGCCACGACCCGCACAATCTCGACCTTGTCCTGGAAGAAGTTGCGGGCAAAGCGGGCGTTGTCGATCCATTTCCAGCCGGAGAAGATCACCACCAGTACCAGGGGGAAAACCACCAACGCGTAAAAGACAAACTTCATGGACCTCACCAGAGCCACCACTATCCGAGTAGTTCGAGCGCTTGTTCCTCGCGGCTGCTCTCCGGCATTTTGAGAAACAATTTCGAAGCCTGAATTACGCGCAGAAAGTCATCGTCATGCTGCCCCTCGGCGCCGACAGGCCACTCTCCTCAAGCTAGAGCGCTGCGGATTCCCCGGGGTCGGCCTGCCTGCCGACCTCTTCGGCGCAGGCAACGACGGGCGACCAGAACCTGTCGACCACGAATTGGTCCATCTCGCCTTCCGGGATCTTCTGCCATACGACGAAACCGCCCTTCTTGTCGGTCTGGGTGATCGTCATGGCATAGTGGGAAACGCCCCGGTTGGTGTGAGCCTTGACGCTGTCGTAGATCGAGATTTCCGGCTTATAGAGATCACGGTTCCACTTGCCGCCAAGGCGGGCTTCCACGCATAGCGCCATTTCTTCGAACGAGCCGGTGTAGTTCACCGTACGGACCGGCTCGGTGCGGCGGATGTCTTTCAGATTGATCGTGCAGGCGCCGACGATGAACAGCAGCGCCATGATTGCCGTGGTGCGCAGGCTTCGCATTCTTTCCGTCACCCTCTCATCACCGACTGCAGACACCAACCGCTCAACCTTTCGGGCCGGCAACCTGGTAACCGTAGACCTCGCCGATCTTCTGCTTGCGGCGCAGCTCGATGCGGCGGGTGAGCGCAGCCTGGTCCAGCCTGGGCGCGAAGGCGCCGGTCAGGAGCGCGTCGTCGGGCAGCACCTCGAGCGGCTCGAAGGCGTGGATCACCAGCGGGTCCGTAGGCTGGTTGCGCACCGTGTTGTAGGAGACGTGGAGCAGCGTACGGCTGGTCTCGCTGGTGTTGCCGCCCGAGGCGTGCAGCGTGTTGCCGTGGAAGAAGACCACGTCGCCCGGCTCCATGACGCAGGCGACAGTCTCCAGCGCTTCCAGCGCCCGGGCGACCACCGCGGGGTCGGCGCCGTGGGACGGCCCGATGGGCACGTGGTCGATCCGGCCGAGCCTGTGCGAGCCGCGCAGCAGCTGGACGCAGCCGTTCTCCGGCGTGGTCCGGTCGACCGCCACCATGGCGGTCAGCATCTCGGGCCTGAGGCAGCCCTCCCGGTACCAGGAGCCGAAGTCCTGGTGCCAGTCCCAGCGCCCGGCGCTGCCCGGCCGCTTCATGCTGAGCTTGGAATGCCAGTGATAGACCGGCTGGCCGCCCAGGAGGTCCTCGGCGGCCTCGACCAGGCGGGCGATGCGCACGAAGGCCCCCAGCACGTCCTCGCTGGCGCCCGACCAGCCGAAGATCTCCGCCGGCGCGCCGGAGGAATCGATGATCCCGACGCTGTGTTCGCCGACCGAGGAGTCGTGGCGCAGCAGGTCCTGGACCAAGGCGACTTCGTCGGACGCGAACAGCCCGGGCAACAGGAGGAAACCGTCGTCCTGGAAAGCCGCAACTTGCTCGGCGGCAAGCCGCTTCAAGGGCTTATCCGGCTCTGGCGGCGGCAGCGCACGAATGCTGGTCATGTCCCCTCCGGCGTGGCTGATCGCCAGAGGCTACAGGAAAACGGCCGGTCCAGGGAAGGACCGGCCGCGATACAGGGGTCGGGTAACGACGAAGGCTCAGGCCGCCTGCCTGCCCGCCTTGAACTTCTTGTAGGCGACCGGCAGCAGCGAGAGGGCGGCCAGGCCGATCAGGGCGGCCCAGACCTGGGGCGTCAGGATGCCCGCGAAGGAGAAGGACTCGTTGGCGTCGAACACGCTGCCGAGGCCGGCGCCCACCGTGGCGAAAACGAAGGCCCCGGGGATGATGCCGATGAAGGTGGCGACGACATAGGTCCGGAGGTTCACCCCGAGGAAGGCCGGCACCAGGTTGACGATGAAGAAGGGAAACAGTGGCACCAGGCGCAGCACCAGCATGTAGCTGAAGGCGTTCTCCTGGAAGCCCGCCTCCATCTTGGCCAGGAAGGGACCGGCCTTGGCGCGCAGCACGTCGCCGAACGCGGTCTTGGCGGCGAGGAAGATGCCGGCCGCCCCGATCGTGGCGCCGACCACGATCCAGAATGAGCCCAGCAGGCTGCCGAAGAGAAAGCCCCCGGTCACGCTGAGCAGAGCGCCCAGCGGCAGGGAGAGCGCGGTCGAGACGGCGTAGGCGACGACGAAGACAGCGACCGCCGCGACGATCTGGCGATCCACGAAGTCGGCCAGGAAGGCGCGGTGCTCGCGCAGGGCCTCGAAGGTGACGTAATCCTGGAGTCCGAAGCCGAAGAACGCGGCGGTGCCGGCGACCAGGACGCCGAGCGGCGCCAAGCGCTTGACCAGGCCGTTGGATCTCTGAGGTGGCATGGCGAGCGCCTCGCCGTTCTGAGCTTGCGACATCTCTTCCGTCTCCTCTTTCCTGTGCCCGGTCACGGCAGCATCTGCAGCCAGCCAACCACGCGGCGGGTGCGCTCGCTGAATAGCGAGGGCGTGTAGTAGCTGCCGGCGACCCGCTTGTTGACCTCGCCCAGAGTGGGATAGGGGGCGATGATGTTGGCCATGGCGCCGATCTTGAGCTTCTGGGTGATCGCGAGCACCCAGGGCTGCAGCAGCTCGCCGGCGTGGGGACCGGCGATGGTCGCGCCCAGGATGCGACCCTTCGGGCCAACCACGACCTTGACCAGACCCTCGGTCTCCTGCTCGGCCTGGGCGCGGTCGTTCTCCTCGAACGACCAGGTCAGCACCTTGATGCCGTCGCCGTGGCTCTTGCGCGCCTCGGCCTCGGTCAGCCCGACGTGCGCGATCTCGGGATCGGTGTAGGTGACCCAGGGCACCACCGCCTTGTCGGCCTTGGCCGGCAGGGAGAAGAGCGCGTTGCGGATCACGATGCCCGCGTGGTAGCCGGCCACGTGGGTGAACTGCAGGCCGCCGGCCACGTCGCCTATGGCGAAGACTTTCTTGTTGGTCGTGCGCAGGCGCGCGTCGACCGTGATGCCCTTGGGCGTGTATTCGATGCCCGCGGCCTCGAGGCCGAGCCCATCGACGTTGGCACGTCGCCCGGCGGCGACCAGCAGGTGGGATCCGGAGACGGTCTTCTGCTCGCCGTCCTTCTCGATGGTGACCGCGATCCCGTTGCCTTTCTTGGCGACGCCGGTGATCGAGATGCCTTCCAGCATGGCGATCCGCTCGGCGGCCATGCGCTTGCGGACCACCTCGGCGGCGTCGGGGTCGTCCCGGCCAAGGATGCGGAACATCTCGAGGATGGTGACCTCGGAGCCGAGGCGCCGGTGCGCCTGGGCGAGCTCGGCGCCGATCGGTCCGCCGCCTATGACGATCAGGTGCTCGGGCCGCTCGCGCAGCTCGAAGACCGTCTCGTTGGTCATGTAGGGCACGCCGTCGAGGCCGGGGATCGGCGGCACGGCGGCCGAGGAGCCGGTCGCGACCACGAAGCGGCGGGCGCGGATGCGCTTGCCGCCGGCCTCGACCTCGTTGCGGCCGACGAACCTGGCGGTCTCCTTGATCACCTGGACTCCCAGACCCTCGAAGCGCTCGACCGAGTCGTGCGGGGCGATGGCGCCGATGACATTGTGAACGTGATCGTTGACCTTGGCGAAGTCGACGCTCGGCTCGTGGCCGTTCACGCCGAAGCGGCCGCTGTTGCGGATCGACTCGGCCGCATGGCCGGCGGCGATCAGGGACTTGGAGGGGACGCAGCCGGTGTTGAGGCAGTCGCCGCCCATCTTGCCCTTTTCGATGAGCACGGTCTTCGCGCCCATCTGAGAAGCGCCGGCGGCTACCGAAAGCCCGCCGGAGCCGGCGCCGATCACGCAGATGTCGCACTTGATGACGTCGGTCATCGGTCTAGCTCCTCTCCTCTCGCTTGTCGGGATGTCCCGGTCCGGGACCCGCGCCGGTTCCCGCCTCCTCGGGCGGGAGATCTCTCTGGCGGGCCGCCGGTCCGGAAAGGGGATCAGCTCTTCACGACGATCTTGTAGTCGGGCGTCGGATTGAGCGGGCAGGAATAGAGGTACTCGCCCTCTTTAAGCTCGATCACGTAGTCCTTGGTCACGCCCTGGGAGAGGCCGCCGCCGGAGACGCTCGGCAGGGTTGCCCGGCCGACCAGGCTGGCGCCGCGGACCCAGAAGCCCAGGTCGTAGGGCACGTTCTTGTTGGTGACGCGGAAGATGTACTTGCCGGGCTTCAGCTCGAACGTCTTGGCCTTGGCCACGCGCTCGTCAAGGGTCTTCTCGTTGATCGCCTGGCAGTCCGCCTTGCGGCTGGTCTGGAAGCCGTGGTCGACGCCGTTCTCCGACTCGACGAACTGGCAGGCGGTCTGGGTCAGCTCGATCACCGTCGGCTCTGCGGCGGCGCCGGCCGACGCGAAAGCCAGCGTCATCGCGCCAGCGGCCAGTACGGACTTGATCGTGGTCCTTTGTTTGGAAGCAGTCATGATAATCCTCTCCTAGCCCCTCGGGCGTATGGGTCTGAATAACGTTCCGTTGGCTATCAGGTAGGACCACCCCGGCCTTAATGGAAATATCGGATGGCTCCCGTTTCAATAGCCATGCGGTATCGATATAGATCAGTTAGGCCTTACTTTGGCCGATTGACTGGTAAAATCACGGGAACGTGATAGTTTTTGTGTAAAGATTCATTAAAGATAGCCCTGAGGAGCCGGTCATGGAGATGCACCAGGTCCGTTACTTCCTGGCGGTCTGCAAGACCCTGAACTTCACCCGCGCGGCTGAGCGCTGCAACGTCGCCCAGCCGTCCCTGACCCGGGCGATCCAGAAGCTCGAGGACGAGCTCGGCGGCCCCCTGTTCCGGCGCGAACGGAACCGCACCCACCTGACCGATCTCGGCCGCCTGATGCTGCCGCACCTGCGCGCGGTGCGCGACGCCTCGCTCGCGGCCAGCGCCGAGGCGGAGGAATTCCACGCCCTGGAGCGCGCGCCGCTGCGCCTCGGCATGATGTGCACCATCGCCCCGAACCGCCTGGTCCCCTTCTTCAGCCGCCTGCACCGAGAGATCCCCTCGCTGGAACTGCAGCTGCACGAGGCGCCGGGGCACCGCCTGGTCCGGGACCTGCTGTCCGGCGAGCTGGACGTCGCGATCGTCGGCCTGCCGAGCTACGAGGAACGGATCGACGCCCTGCCGCTGTTCGAAGAGCGCTATGTGATCGCCTTCCCGGCTAACCACCGGTTCAACGACATGCCCGCGGTGCCGCTTCGCGAACTGGACAACGAGGCCTACCTGAAGCGGCTGAACTGCGAGTTCATGGACTTCCTCGCCCATCTGGACCTGACCGAGCCGCCGCGCATCGACCTGCGGTACAGCAGCGAGCGCGAAGACTGGGTGCAGGCCCTGGTGCTGGCCGGGCTGGGCTGCTCGATCATGCCCGAGCACCTGCCGCAGCTGCCGGGTCTCTCGACCCGCGTCCTGGTCGAACCCGAGGTCAAGCGGCAGATCAGCCTCTTGACGGTCGCGGGGCGCCGCTTCTCGCCCGCCGTCTCGGCCTTTCTGCGCCTCAGCCGCCATATGGAGTGGCACGGCTGAGACCGGCGCCGCTTTAACGCGGCGGAAAGGGCCCCGCGCGCTATAGTGGCCTCCCAGCAATGCGCGACAGGGAGAGACTCATGCAGCGCGTTTCGGCCGTCGCGGCCGCGATCGTCCTGGCCTCGTGCCTTCTGCTCTTGAACCCGGGAGAGACCGGCGCGCAAGATGGGTGCACCGGGCCCAGCCTGGACGAGATCACCGAGTGCTTCCGGACCTGCTCCAACCTCTTTTCCGACCCGGAAGCACAGGCTTCCTGCGTCTCGGCCTGCGGCCGCATCAACGGCGCCGGCTGACCGCGCTCTCCGGCGAAGAGCCCCGGAGGTTCACGGGGCGGGCGCCTTTTGGGGGAGAAGAGCATGGGCAGACCGCAGGTCGATTGGCACGGCTCCTTCGCCGTGATCGTGACGCCCTTCGCCGAGAACGGCGACCTGGACGAGACCGCCTACCGCCGGGTCGTCGACCTGGTGCTCGAGGCCGGCTGCCACGGCCTGATCACGGCCGGCAGCACCGGCGAGTTCTTCCTGATGAGCGCCGAGGAACGCAAG is part of the Kiloniellales bacterium genome and encodes:
- a CDS encoding PKD domain-containing protein, with protein sequence MFTLSLRLLPVLAGLFALALTGGTARAQADLEVLVATGDPAPGTAPGVVFSSFGTPVTNASGQVAFFGVVDGPGVFSSNRLGIWGPGAIGALDLLARSGNQAPGTPPGTVFSSFSTPLINAAGQVAFLGLLTGSGVHGSNRFGIWGPDASGALGLLARAGDRAPGTNDVFSTFSSLLLNEAGQVAFRGSLPRGQGPFGGLRRDFGIWGPDASGALGLLALEDARAPGTAPGAVFSAFGDPVLNAAGQVAFVGILTGSGVHGSNRFGIWGSDTMGALDLLVRAGDEAPGTLPDVVFGSFSSTIALNALGQLAFQGSLTGPDIDFSNSNGIWGPDATGALGLLARSGDPAPGTPPGTTFSGVFNPVLNAAGQVAFLGDSRGADVNASNVRGLWGSTATGALGLLARVGDPAPGTPPDVEFSRLFSPVLNAAGQVAFIGDLRGQGVNSANDRGVWGPAAAGALGLIAREGDVIETSPGSSAPIRFISFRTGSGNEDGRPSSLSDNSQTVSSAGLTSGGFVILLSNVNAPPVADAGPDQHLECAGPAGTPVELNGSGSSDPDGDALIYAWSLTEVPPVSAAALDDPTAAKPSFNADRLGDYTATLVVNDGTVDSGPDVVAVAVEDSLAPGVVAALTPLGEGDDDGDSDEGLFRIEFAAADTCDAAPALAAVLDVGNGVELPAVDGQTIEFEFEDEGVEIEQEDGILEIEAPSLTLR
- a CDS encoding phytanoyl-CoA dioxygenase family protein, whose amino-acid sequence is MTSIRALPPPEPDKPLKRLAAEQVAAFQDDGFLLLPGLFASDEVALVQDLLRHDSSVGEHSVGIIDSSGAPAEIFGWSGASEDVLGAFVRIARLVEAAEDLLGGQPVYHWHSKLSMKRPGSAGRWDWHQDFGSWYREGCLRPEMLTAMVAVDRTTPENGCVQLLRGSHRLGRIDHVPIGPSHGADPAVVARALEALETVACVMEPGDVVFFHGNTLHASGGNTSETSRTLLHVSYNTVRNQPTDPLVIHAFEPLEVLPDDALLTGAFAPRLDQAALTRRIELRRKQKIGEVYGYQVAGPKG
- a CDS encoding VTT domain-containing protein, whose protein sequence is MSQAQNGEALAMPPQRSNGLVKRLAPLGVLVAGTAAFFGFGLQDYVTFEALREHRAFLADFVDRQIVAAVAVFVVAYAVSTALSLPLGALLSVTGGFLFGSLLGSFWIVVGATIGAAGIFLAAKTAFGDVLRAKAGPFLAKMEAGFQENAFSYMLVLRLVPLFPFFIVNLVPAFLGVNLRTYVVATFIGIIPGAFVFATVGAGLGSVFDANESFSFAGILTPQVWAALIGLAALSLLPVAYKKFKAGRQAA
- a CDS encoding mercuric reductase, whose translation is MTDVIKCDICVIGAGSGGLSVAAGASQMGAKTVLIEKGKMGGDCLNTGCVPSKSLIAAGHAAESIRNSGRFGVNGHEPSVDFAKVNDHVHNVIGAIAPHDSVERFEGLGVQVIKETARFVGRNEVEAGGKRIRARRFVVATGSSAAVPPIPGLDGVPYMTNETVFELRERPEHLIVIGGGPIGAELAQAHRRLGSEVTILEMFRILGRDDPDAAEVVRKRMAAERIAMLEGISITGVAKKGNGIAVTIEKDGEQKTVSGSHLLVAAGRRANVDGLGLEAAGIEYTPKGITVDARLRTTNKKVFAIGDVAGGLQFTHVAGYHAGIVIRNALFSLPAKADKAVVPWVTYTDPEIAHVGLTEAEARKSHGDGIKVLTWSFEENDRAQAEQETEGLVKVVVGPKGRILGATIAGPHAGELLQPWVLAITQKLKIGAMANIIAPYPTLGEVNKRVAGSYYTPSLFSERTRRVVGWLQMLP
- a CDS encoding LysR family transcriptional regulator — translated: MEMHQVRYFLAVCKTLNFTRAAERCNVAQPSLTRAIQKLEDELGGPLFRRERNRTHLTDLGRLMLPHLRAVRDASLAASAEAEEFHALERAPLRLGMMCTIAPNRLVPFFSRLHREIPSLELQLHEAPGHRLVRDLLSGELDVAIVGLPSYEERIDALPLFEERYVIAFPANHRFNDMPAVPLRELDNEAYLKRLNCEFMDFLAHLDLTEPPRIDLRYSSEREDWVQALVLAGLGCSIMPEHLPQLPGLSTRVLVEPEVKRQISLLTVAGRRFSPAVSAFLRLSRHMEWHG